In the Camarhynchus parvulus chromosome 12, STF_HiC, whole genome shotgun sequence genome, AGCAGTAAAGCTGTGGACAAAATGGTCTCATTTACCTCTCCCTACCCCCTTGCAAGTGTGTTTATCAGAAGCTCTGTTAAGAATTTTATCTGTACATAAATGATGTGAGTTGGggaggttttgtttgcttgcctGGTGTTTCTGAAGTCCATCAGCACCACCCTGCAGCTTGGCTGGCTGTGGattccctgccatggcacctagagggagcagcacagcagctgtgcagggacgctgagcacacagcagccaaACGTGTGGGAGGTGAATCCAGGACTCTACATCCCTCTGAAGGGCTGTTCCCACTGCTGTGGGCTGGATGTTTGTGTGGAAAACTGGCAGGATGTGGATTAGCAAAGCCACAGTGTCTGGGAGTGAagtggtgctgagctgggcacagcaggctgagggTGAAGCTGTGCTCTGatgctgggaaggggagggtgCCCTCCTCCAgagcccttccttccctttggaCCAATTCCAAAGCTTGTGTTGCCAATGTTTTTCCCAACTTCTGACATACTGTTGGTACAGATACATTTAAAATGGGACCTGTGATCAAATGGAAAATGCATTCGAAAAAAGCTTTAGTGAGTGAAACCCAGTGGCACATCCTTTGATTACTGATACAGAAATCATGCATTTAATTAATGTAAATTAAATCCGCAGGAAGAGCACAGTTAGtttgcagcttttccagtgAATGAGCATGAAAAGTGGcacaaacagaaaggaaagcagcagcacacataACTTTCACACATCTGTATGTCAAATGTCAGGAACTGCATGACTCTCATTTAGATCTGTACATTTTTGTATGTAAGACTTACACAGTTGTGCTGCACTCTGTGCAAGAGGGAGAAGTCCCAATATGCttgagaaaaacagcttttattttttggcaTTGATTTCAAATATTCATTGTTCTGTATTTAAGGCTATTGCAGCTTAACCTGCAAGATGCATTTTGTATTAGTGAGATCTAACAGAATTTGTGCAAAGGCTTGAATTTCATCCTGCTGTGAACATATTTTACAAAACTGAACACAAGGAAATGTTAAGTGTTGCTAAAGCAGATCAGCAGTTCCTTTCTTAAAGGAAAGGACTTCAGGAAGATCCTGTCAAGCCAAAGGTGTATATTATAAAATGGAAAGATGCAGTCAGGCAATCACAAAGTAACAtgaaaaacacttgaaaagcaaaagctaTTCAGTATGCATTTCTCTAACTCAAATAATTCAACAGGCCATATATCAGTGTTTGGTAGTTGTcatgttggctttttttttttcattcagaaacTTGTGAAGTTTTTTACTGGGGGCGAGGGGGATATTTGAATGTTGTACATCTACTTAAAATAACTGTGAGCAGTGATACAGTGATATCAAAGTATAAATTCTTGCTATTGAAGACCAAAGAGGTATTTGTCACTGCTCTGAAGTAAGactaattattttatattttggaaTATAGGTGTTATAGGCCAAAATGTGTCCCCTATGGTAGGCActccagcaccaggagcaaGTCCTTTTGGACAGCAGGTGAGTActttttgcattatttatgaGACTCTAAGGCTCAGAATTGGCATTTGAGCAACATCTCAATTCAGACATGTAGGGATGCACACAGGCTTTCCCAGggagaacagaaatgaaatgttctGATGTGCTTGGAACCAGTTAATATCTCACACTCAGAGTGTATGTCTGTATTTGACGGTGGAATTGTTGTTACAGTCAGGAGGTTGGTCCAGTGAGGTAACTTCAGTATAAACCAGGCAGTGCTTTGTCTTAGTTTTCTACTAAACTGAGTCATTTCAGTATAGTGTGAAACTGCTGATAATTTAGGTTTTGCATGCTTTGTGACACAGAGAGAACACTGCCCATTTTATCAGCTCTTGATGAGTAggtaaaaaatattcatatttcatAAACTGATGAAGCAGATGTTCATTGGCAGTTCAGAATTTATGACTTTGGGTAGCTGTGATGATCTGATGTTTCTTCTCAGTGATTAATGCAGATTTACTGTTCAGAACATTCCCAATTTTACTGACCAAATTTTTGCATCATAAAGAGAAATGTGGTTTTGGCTTGAGGGtgtaaagaaaaagagggagagtgGCTATGCATAGGCAGATGGGAGTGGtgggggaatggttttaaactaaaagaggagagcTTCAAGTTAGACGCTGGGAAGAAGTTATTTATTCGGAGACACTgacacagggtgcccagagaagctatggctgccccacccctggagtcgttcaaggccaggttggatgggcttggagtgacctggtctagtggaaggtgtcgcTGCACTTGGCAGAGGGTTGGAAtaggatgagctttaaggcttctttcaacccaaaccattccgtgaTTCTATGAGTACTAGAAGTTAAGTGGTACAGTGTTGATGTCATGACATTGAGTTATTCCAGACCACAGGATGTCTGTCCTAAGagttctcagtgctgctggttAATCACAGTGGTGGGAATTCTTCTGTATGACTGGGAATTTTCCTGCCTGAGATTTTTGACAGTAATTCTGTGGAAGTAACCCAGTTGTCCAAGGATCCATATCAGTTTGGATTAGATGTTTTAGAGTCAAATTTTGCACTTCACAGACCACATTATTTCAGATCAAATTggagaagaaatgaaacaaaaaggagataaaaggTATAATTAAGGTTAGAAGAGATATGGTGATGATAACAAGAGTATATTTACATAAATCAGAAATATGAACAATGTCTGTTGAATATGAATGGTTGGTTTGCACTTCCTTTCTTTGTGCATCTCCAGGGAAATTTCCTCAGGCTTTTGCACATAACCTCAGTTGAAACTCCATTGCAAGAGGCTGCCCTGAGGCTGGGGTGtttcctgcagtgccctgggtgTGACCCCTGGCTGGTTTGCCTTTCAGATCGGGATCCTGGGCCCGCCGGGCCAGCAGGCGCCGCCGCCGTACCCcgggcagagccctgccagccagCCCGTcatgcagcagcccagcaccccCATGTTCGTGTCCCCTCCACCAAAGACACAGAGGCTCCTCCATTCTGAAGCCTACCTGAAATACATTGAGGGGCTCAGTGCTGAGTCCAACAGCATCAGCAAGTGGGACCAGACCCTTGCAGGTAAGGCTCTGGGTTCCTCGTAACCcgttatttttgctttcatagAAAACGCTATCTGCTGTTTGCTTGTTAAAATATATACCATGCATTTAAATATACACATGTATTATtacatataataataatagataTACATTATTAcatgtattaaaatatatacatgtaATTAATTCCTAAAGACAGATCAACAGACTGAGCATTTGTGTGTTATCCACAGGCAAATTCCATCAGTGTTGCATAAACCTAAGATTTAAGCCCAGTGCTATGGGCTTAAATACTAGGAGCAAAAGTAGAATATCTTATATTGTAGAGTTATATTTGCCTTTCTCTAGAATAAGCCATGAggtgttgtattgcactaaatagttaTTTAGTTGTTTGCACTGGGTGTTTTGGTAATTTGTGCTGTTCACATGATTTGTATCCTATGACCTCATGaacttcccctttttttcccgtAAGTGTTAGCCCTGGTGGTCTCTTTCTTCCCTGGTCAGtccttccccctgcccctccccactTAAATCCCACTGGTTTTATAATGGTTGTATATTGTATATTGGTTGGTATAAAAGTCgtgctcccctctcccctgctaTCAGGCCATGCCCTCTTTCTCACCTGGGGAGTCACCAGAGCCTGAGGTGTCTCCAGCAAGTCTAAACAGAGGACATTTGTCCCCACGTGGAAAAGAACGCTCCCAATCTTTTGCATTGTCTATGTGTGACCCCGCGTGGGCTGGGGTCAATGGCTGGCCGGAGTGGACACGGTCTGACAATGAAGTAATGGAGCCCTTGTTGGGTTTTGCAGCACGCAGACGAGACGTGCACCTGTCCAAGGAGCAGGAGAGCCGCCTGCCCTCACACTGGCTGAAGAGCAAGGGTGCCCACACCACCATGGCCGACGCGCTGTGGCGCCTGCGGGACCTGATGCTGCGCGACACCCTCAACATCCGCCAGGCCTACAACCTGGAGAACGTGTAGGCATAGCCCAGGACAATGGCTGCTCTAGTTACTGGGTGGCAAGAGATAACCAACAATAATTTGTATTGCATTTTACTGTACATTGCAAGACCATTTTTATATAAGGACACTTTTAATAAGcatatttcactttttgttATATTAAGTTGACTTTATCAAATACACAGATTTTTTGCAtatgtttcttttgtttgaaagGCGATTTCATAATTGGTTGAGTGTAGTCAAGGATTCATCTTTCTTATACTTTATTGCTGAGAATCTGATGCCattgtttttatataaaaaaaaaaaggaaaacaaagtatttACAGATTGATACAGTGGAATGTGAAGTAGTCATAGTTTACATCCTATGAGAATGTGTGTACCTGTGCTTGTGTGTGCTGGCCACTTCGGGCAGAGCTGCTCGGGTGTGAACAGGGAGGATCTCTTAAAAGAAGCTAAAGGTAAGAAGTGCTTTGGCACTAAGGAGAATTGGCATTCCGAGTCAACACTGAGGCAGCTGGGTgggccacagcagccctggaagtgctggTGTGGATGGGACAAGGGTGTCCTGACTGCTCATGTTGTCCAGTCCTGTCCAGTTATTTAACTGTGTAGCCAAGGCCATTGTGATCCTAAATCAGtaacacagcccctgtgctggcaggccCTTAGAGCGGAAGTGTTTCATCTGCCATGGCCTGTGCTGGGGGTTCTGTGATGTCCCCAACacccagcagtgggacagggaagctccttcccttctctgggCACTTCTGTCTGTGCTGGAAGAGGCTCACAGAACTCAGAACCAGCCCAGGTCTTGGAAGGTAAGTTAGGGGAGAAAAGTGGAGTTGTTCTATTAGTAAGGTAATgtgatattttttgaaattcaCACAATTGGGCATTGTAAGACATTTTTGTATGCTTTCTTTAAGTGTATTCATTAACCTTAGTGAAAGTTTTGCAATGCAAATTGGAGTGAAATTTGATGCTTAAATTAACTTGAAAGTAAAATACTACTGTATGGTATGTGTAAGGTCAGCATACCCAGTACATTGGAGAAATTGAGTACTTGCATTGCAGCCTTCAAAgagtttggggttgttttggtggttttttttttttttttttttttttttttttttaatctaagtAAAGTAGGTATCGACTCTTCTTGCCAAATTTCAAGGTTGTGGCTGCCTTCTGCTAAAAACTTACCTGTCCTCAACTAACCAACCTTTTGGACTACAAAGTTATTTGTTTAAAGGTAAATACtttcatgtatttaattttggaaaaagaattaatacTTTTGGATTGCTTTAAGTAACTAGGAAAGCTCTATGAATTTGGGAAAAGTCAGCAGGAATGTGGGCGCTCCAACTCAGCCCAAATGAACCGATTTACTGATACACTTCATTTATGCTGGAGATGTTCATCATGTGGAAATGAGTTCTAAAGTCTGTTGGTACAGAACATATTCATTTAAGTATATTTGGCAGAAggttaaattaaatattttccttcaaatacTGGATAtcttggggtttgttttgctgatgTAATTAATACTTATGAGGGAAGTGACCTTGCAAATATAAACTGTGATTTAATTTTACTGTTCaattcttctccctctcctATTGCAATCTTCCAGTCATTGCACAAAATACCCCAGGTAATTACAAATAGGCACTTAAAGTTAGTTTAGGTCATCACATGTGCAATGGATGTGAAGGAAATGGAGCAAAACAACATAGAGGGAAATGACAGTTTTGAACTCTACAAGTAGCACACCCACGGTACAGAAGTTCTTTACTGGCCTTTGTaaatttccaattttatttaataaagtaGAAATTGAATAGTCTTAGACCACCCCtataaaatgtgtttaagtTACCATAGGTTTTGCAGGTTTTAGCCACAAAGATGGGATGTTGAAGTGAATCAGGCAGCAAAATCCTAGTTTTTGAGCATTTGGAACTATCATGGATTGTACTAATACACCACCAGATTCTCCTACTTCTCAGCATTAACAAAAATTACACCAAAGAACCTGGgatgaattttaattaaattattgttttatttattttctttcaaggaCTGGATGGGACTCCCTTTGGAGCCTGTATAACTCAGATGTTTAATTTATCTGAAGGTCAGTGATGAGCAGATGTGCAGCACTGGCTCTCTCCTGCCGAGCAGCTGAATCCCTCCTTTCACTGCTCTTTCTGGCCCAGGAGCAAGAGATTGGAAGTGCAAACAAAACCTGGCTCCTCCCTCAAGGCAGTGCAGAGCACTACCACTAAGCCACTGGGCTGGCCCTGATCAATTATTTTAAGccttatttatttcaaaatcgTTTCTCTCTATACTGGAGGCATTTCAGTCGATTGCAGTGAAATTTAGGATATAATGGCTACAGTCTAGAattcaaaaccagcaaaagaaacttttctcactctggtttaaaaaaaaaaagacatgtctgtctgtctctttttctctctttgtggGTGTTTGAGCCCCTCATCTGTTTTTCACTGCCGTTCATTGTACTGGCGTAAACAAAactttcatattaaaataaaaggatgtGTGGGCAATGGTTGGCTTCTGTGAGAGTGGAAAATAGATAAAACCAGGACAGGTATTTTCATAAACCAGTTGGAGACAACTAATAATTATTTGTTCTCTTCCTCAGTCCTTCCCTTCCATGAGAAAATTTACTGTTTGTGTAAAAATTCAAAACGTTGATGttggtgactttttttcagCATATGTTTTTGTACCTGGTTTATCCATGCTTGGCTTTTCATTAGATCTTGTACTGCTGAAGGCTGAGCTGCTAACCAGGTTTATAACATGTATGTACCATCACTTTGTTTACCTGAGtctttttaatttgaataaaaatagtTTGCAAAGTGTTTTGGATTAACCAGGTTTGAGTCTTCCATTGAGACTTCTGTTAGgattttaattaattctctGTAGCTGATCCAGATGTTCTCAAGTCCTTGGTACATGTATGCTTGTGTGTGGATAAAATATCCTTTTTCTATTGACCTGCATATTTTGAGGTGTTCCTGTAGGTGATAAGAACAGTGGTGTTGGAAATTGAGCCATCACAAGCATGAGCAGTGAACcctgaaaaatatctgaagcATTGGGATCCAACTGAGTGGAGGTGGTAAGATACAGTCAGTCCCAGATGTCCCCTTATTAATTGGtttgaaaataaacagcaagCTTTAATTTCATATGGAAGCTAATGTGGTTCAGGACTGTCTTCCATGTAGCTGTTTAATAGAAGAAATTAGATGAGTAACATGGAAAAAGCATCTTTGACACAATTCAATTAGCACCAAGGATAGAAATCTTCTGTacaaactgcaagaaaaattaAGTGACAGGAACCTCTCAAGGTGCCTGGCATAAAATTTACAGAGAACTATTTAAACAGTCAGAACACAGCATTAAATTAACATACAGCCATGTTTTCAGCCTGGGGGATAAATGCTGCCTTTCATACAGGCTTGCCAGCTTCACAACACTTCTACCCTTCTGTTGCAGTTGCCCAGAGGAAACTAATTCTAATCATCCCCCACATCTTACTTGCTCAGTCTGAGATACTAAAGATCAACCATAAATGTATGTAGCTCTCTCTTATGTACAAGTGGACAAAATTGAAGTTTCAGAAGGTCTGGGCACTGAACGTTGTGTGAGCTCTGATTCAGTGAAATTTTGATTcataaaatgaaacatattAATTTTGCCAACTGCATTTGCCACTGAGTCTAATTTGACCATCATCTTTGGTATAAAGCACCAGCATGCAGTACTGATTTCAGGAAGTTCCTCAGGAACAGCATTCATCCCACCAGTGCTGGGaaaattttcccctttctctgaaggagctggggatggcCAGGAGCAGAGTGCAGCTGCAGTTTGGATCTCTGTATTAACTCCAAAGTGAAAGCATGCCTCCACTGATGACAGGAAGATATTTGCACCAAGGAAGAATTCCCCGGTACATCAGATGGCTATTacttccttttgctgcttttgaaaagctTGGACAAAATTgctgcagccccctgccagggaggagtGCAGGCTGGGCACAAACACCCTTCCTTGACCATAACTTCtttcagctcttccctggctcACCACAGGTTTTTCAGCTGATCCTTGTGtgcacagctgcaggggaaTGATCAGCAGGtccatttttttcacagaatcattctGGGTTGATGGTGGAGTTGTTCCCTCTCTAATGCTGGAGTGGTGAGCAGCGCTGTTGTGTGTAGGTGTCACTGTTCCCTGGTGACTTTTTACTGCTGCTGCCTTATTGAGTTGAATTTTTCCATGCTTGGTATCAATCTTGCCCTGACTTCCACAGTTTGGAAAGCTTGCAGCAGGATTGCTTTGCTGAGTCTCACCAAGAAGCTGTTGCCTTTGCAGAGCACATGAAAATGCTGTTGATGGGTGTGAGCTGTGCTCCAGGTGGACACAGCTGAATTCCCTGCAGAAGGAAGGGatgtgctcagccctggagctggcagggctggaagtgAAAGCTGTGACCCTGGCTCACTCCAGCAGCCTGGAACAGCCTGAGTGCTGAGCCAAAGGAGAGCTCTTACTTCCTCCCTGTTCCTTTGCCACAGCAGATGGATGGGGGAAGCTGAAGGATGGGAGGGAGACATGGATATGAGAGTCAGAAAGTactggggaaggcagagagcacagagtTAGGAGTCAGCAGGAATAAAACTGCAAAACCAAATGAAGGCTTTGGTTGTTGAAGATGGGCTGTAGTTTAAAACTGATACTAAATCCCCGAGTGTGCTTGGCTATGGAATGGGCTGGAATTTTGGAGTGGAAAATTGCAGTTTTTCTGATTTCCAGCATTAGTGAGAGACTGGCAAAATCTAAAAATGCCGAAGGGTCAGCAGTAGCAAACACACTGAGGATTGGAGACTGCAGCCCAGATTTCTAAATGTCAAGCTTCATATTCTGTCATAACAGCTCTGTGTTGCCTGAAGTGGTGCGATGCCAACTCAGAGGATTTTATTCCTGCAGCAGTCAGTGACATGGAACTCCCTGACACCAGACATCTTGTGAGTGACTAcagcctccctcctcctctgttCACCTGGCTGGAGACATCCCTGAGATCTTCCAGATGTGCCTGGTGCTCTCAGCTGCCAAGGGGAAACAGTCGCTGCAAAACAAGCAAGAGGTCTGAAGTGGGAACTGGGCTTGGCTCTCACTGTCTGTGGAGCACTCTGAGTGCTTCAGGGAAGCCTCAGGAAGTTTTCACATCAGGCTCCTGAGTCCAGAGAAATAACTAGGGCACAGGGCTCTTGCTTGAAAAAACCCCTCGTATATTGAAAAACTTCCTTGTTTTATGACAACAGAGCACAAGAGAGTTTCAAAAAGctcaagaaataaaatcagatggAGCTAAAGCTCAGCAGTTTTCAAAATCTGGCTTTTTCATTATTGATTTATTCTTTACTGCTACAGTCAGGGTTGACTTCAGTGTGATGGTCTGTGGCTGCAAAATCAGGTTGTTCGCGAGTTTTGGGCTCTACCTTGGAACTGAAGTCAAAGGTTCTTATTCTAGAGGAATAAATAGAGGCTTTCCTCAAGTTATTCACTTGCTGCTCAGTCAAAATATGCAGTGACATAATCACATCTTAAATTCTGCCAGATTTTATCCCTTGTAAACACAAGAAGCACTAATCCTCCAGATGAAGTCCTTGGAAGGCACAAAAGGAAGGTTCCCCTTTGTTTTGCAAGTGGAAAACCTGCACCTTGACCTCTACAGAGCTGCCCCTGTCTCTGAGTTGAAGAAGACTTAAAAAGGCTGGCAGGAGACGGCACAGGAACCCTGTAAATGCGTGAACTCCCACGGGGTTGATTTTAGGTTGATCTTAAGAATTGGCTTCTTTGTTGCACCTTTAGCCTGCACCCCTCAGAAATTAAACAACTTGTATCAAAGCAGGATCCTCGAAGATTACACTGTGCCGGTCACCGACCTCACCTCACTCCCTGCgtccctgtgcagggagcaaaccctgctgggacacagcagccagccctgttCTCCTGCCTTGGGGCCAGGATTCCCACCCCAGGCCTCAGGGCTGCCAGGACTGACACTGCACATTGCTCTGGTGCCTGTCAGacctgggcagcacagcccaaacACACGGCTCACTCTCCACACACTGTGGGCTGAGCAAACACTGAGCAGCAAATCTCTGCTCTCTTTATCCAGTTAAAATTGTGCcacactgcaaagaaaacaagtcAGCTGCCAGAACAGTTCCTGTAAGTAGAAAAGAAAGTAACTCAAAATTACTATTTCCATTATGCTGAGATGGATGCACCCTGTGATGTTTCTTTCCCACTGGTCTTGTCACAAGGGGGGTGTTTGACCaagcaaataaaagcaacagccaGACGGTTTACTCAGTttactttatttaaaagcacTAAGCAAGCATTAAATTAGTGGCAGAGGCCCAAACACAATGAAATTTTCACttcatttaaatacaaatattacaGATATGAAAGAACCATCTGAGTGTATTACACACATGTGTGGATCACAGTTCATCTTGCAGAGCCAGCATCTTCCCCCACCTTCAAcgtggcagtgctgctgctttgtcacTTGTACATTTGAAGCACTCAGGAGCTCCCCCTTGAAGAgtttcagctttctgaaaattcCCCTTTCTCCATCCTTGCCTCGTACTGTCTTTCAGATTGTTTCCTACGGTAAACATCATCTGcagaaaaagatgttttatgTTAGTTTCCCCAGTGCAAGCTGGTGTTAAATACATGAATCCTATAAtctctttttaaacttttcaatCCAAACTTCTCTTGCAGATGCTGACTGACAGGCAACTGGAAATTCAAGCCAACAGAAATCCTTATTGCCACTTAAAATAGCTCAGGTTCTCTCACATATAGGCTAAAGTTCTTCCCATCAGTcccaatgaaatatttttctaggaAAACTAAGTTTCCAATGTGAAATAGTTGTTTCTGGTCTACTTTCCCACGAGGgtaattaaaattacaaatgcCCTAACTAGCTGAAGGGAAATTAAATTATAGGCATGAAGTCAATGCCTGAGGGCTTCTAGCCTGACTTCAGTATTTTAGTCTTTTTTATATCAACAAAACACAGGAATATTCCCACCTCTATGGTCCTCCCAGTCATtcttcctgcctccctgctccctaATACCATATACAGTTGAGCTGATCCCTTCAGTGAAGTACACAAAAATTTCTAGCAGGGTTTATTAAGGGGAGGAATGTCACATTAGAAAGAAATGCTTTGACTTACAGAAACTAAGCGCCATTAGCCAAGTCCTCTTGAGCTGTTTTcatacttattttttaaattgtagaAGTATTTCAGATAACACCACACCTCTGCTTAAATGCTGGCAAACCTCATGAGTCTTTTTCAATTATTGCAGAATGGTTTGAATTGAGAGGGGCCTTAAAGGTTATCCCTCTGcgatggacagggacactttctgCTGGGCCAGTcttctccaagccccatccaacctggccttggacgcttccagggctggggcagccacagcttctctgggccaTCTGTGACAAAGCCTCACAATCCCgagaggaaagaattttttccctaatatccaatctagaTATAccctcttttaattttattcagtaCTCTAAAGccaggatttttgtttgtttctgctggggaagcagagcCTGCAATGCCGCACGCTGCCCGAGCGGGAGCAGCCGGGGCGCTCCGGGCCAGGCCCCGCCGAGCCCGCGCTGCTGTTCGGCTGATGGGCCCCGCACTCACAGAAGGTCTCTTTGCCGATGCGGACGTTGATCATGAACCACTCCATGGCTCCGCCGAGCACAAAGAAGAAGGGCAGGAACCTGTAAAAGCCAAAGCGCCGCTCCCCGGGCACCAGCCTCAAAAGGCGCTTCAGCCTCTCGCTCACCAGCATGGCCGGGCGGCACCGGCGCCTTCGCCCTTCGCGGCTGCAGGAGAGAACAGAGGGGGGCGTGTGAGAGGCGGAACGGGCCGTGCCGCAGTCACAGCGTGGCCGCAGTCACACGGGGGCCGCAGCCGGTGGCGGGCGaggagcggccccggcccggtGCAGCCCCCGCGGCCAtagcggccccgccgccccctgcCCTGAGGCGGGAACGCGCAGCCAATCAGGGCCGCACCCGCCGCGCGCGACCCCGCGCCGCTCACCTCCCGCGCGAGGGCCTCGCGCGCGGCCGGACGGAAGGACGCGCCGAGCGCCACGTGACCTCCCCTTCGTAGCGCCTCGCCTGATtggccggggcggggcgggggcggggcctggcgAGAGGGAGCCGgaggccccggccccgcccccgagcccggcccggcccctgTGGGCGGAGCGGGGCCCCGAGCCCCGAGCCCCGAGCCCCGGGGATTGTCCGCCCGCCGGCGCCGCCGCGGAGCAGCCCCGGCAGTGTGCGGAGCAGCCCCAGCGGTCTGCGGCGGGGCCATGGCGGCGCTGGGCTCGGCGGCGCTGCGgaggggcggcggcgcggcccccCGGCTCCTCGCCgtggctgtgtcctgccagaGCTGCCGGCACAAAGCCACCGGGGACGGAGGACAcgggcagccccgggagcagcaCCTGGCGGCCCCCGGTAGAGTCGGCGGCCAGCCCGTCCCGGCCGAGGGCGCCGACACCAAGACCTACCTGTGGGCCAGGTACCACGAGATGAAGAAGCTGGTCTATGGTAAGGGGCTGCCACGTCCTGCCGGGCCGGCCTTTccgggttttttttcccctcctttctcctcttcgCATCTCGGTGCCT is a window encoding:
- the SMIM4 gene encoding small integral membrane protein 4; this encodes MLVSERLKRLLRLVPGERRFGFYRFLPFFFVLGGAMEWFMINVRIGKETFYDVYRRKQSERQYEARMEKGEFSES